The following DNA comes from Megalobrama amblycephala isolate DHTTF-2021 linkage group LG20, ASM1881202v1, whole genome shotgun sequence.
ACACATTTACACACTGACCTTAAGTGCCCCGAACAGGGGACTGAAAAACATGGAACGTATAGCAGGTTAATGCAGTATTAGTATGAAGTACATTACATAATACTGGTGTGAAGTGACTAGTGCATTAGATTGAGAGATTACATATTTTTCCTCACACCTACCTCCTTTCTTCCTCAATCAACACAGTCTTTTAGTTATTCAGAGGTGTACTGCAGATAAACTGCACCCATTAGCATTTTTACCTGAATTCAACAGAACACTGCAGAGATAAATGGCAACCTAACTCTTCCTTCAGTTCCAGTCATGCAAGATCCATTTTCTCAATGTCTGATCATAAATGTAGTGCATTATCATATCTTGATTGTTCTAGCTAAACAAAAGTGTTTCTTTAAACTGTTAGCATGATGCTAAGCTAGTAGGCTAAGCTAATAGCCTGCTAAGCAAAGGCCAACTAAAAACTTGTAGCACTTTTAATACAatgtaaaaagtaatttttaaaaatgttaaacattTTTAGGATTAATTTAGCATCATGAACATTATTTTAAGACCAAAACAATCCAccccttgaaaaaaaaaaaaatctcaatacAAATTTTATGGAGGTGACATTTAAATTTCACATTGAAAAATTTCAATATCATATTTATTAGAACCAATCTGGTGTCATGGTGTGCTAaatgaaaaaggaaaaacaggAAAACAGATTACACATACAacacttttatttttgaatattaaGACAATGAAGCATAAGCCAAGAGCACCAAGAGTGACAGCTACTGGTGAAAGAGGGGCATGTGGAGCCCCCCCACCCCCAAAAACAGCAAACTGTAACCCAAAGTCAAACAAAATAATACAACAGAGCAACTTAGTAACAGCCTGGGAGTAGGGACCATTAACTGTACATAAGAGAGAATGAAGGAAAGGTAAGAGAGAGGACATTGAGTGCGAGTAATTACATtgtacagtacaaaccttgggcggtgtataaaaaaaattaaacacatAAGATGGTGAGAGACAGTGATATCcacgtcactccagagaacccATTGGTGCATGTTTCAGCAAGTTTTTTGAGGGGTTAGTCCCAAGGGTCCAATCAGAAATACGGAGGCAGGTCATGGGTGGCGCAAGAGTCATCTTAAGTGTAATCATTGTCAAGTGTTGTCATCATGGCACCCAGTCCTTAAACCTCACCTTCAGCCCATTCCACCTTTAAGGTAACACAGTTACCATGGTGATGCTTGTGACTTACTGAATCTGAGACAGATCCAACAAAATTTAATACAAGTCAGTCTTTTATTTCTGTCTAAACATTGCTGAACACAACCTCCCTTTGTGTACAGAAACATATCAAATAATATTGAACAGAAAACTTTTCCGTTGGTAATGTGCAAGGCTCTGCACATAAAATGGCTTGCAACATTCTCTCTAACATTTTAACATAGTATTGTTATTTTCTAGAAGAAATTCCGGCTAGGCTATTGACAGGTGTGTATCGTGTGAGGACACACACTGCCAATCTAAGCCTCAGTATCATATCTGAGAATCATGACCTTTCATCTTGCTTTGTGGTGATCTGTGATAAAGTCTCCATCTATGCACATTTTCATGTGCTGACCGATCACTTGAGTCAATCATACACCTGATGgtctataaatatttaataatcacATTTAACTACACTGTTCCGGTGAACAGATAAACAGCAAATCCAGACCTTAACTTTGATACTAAAATATGGGGGAATAAAAGCTTTTTGTTCACAAATTCTTCGTGATATTTCTAACTTCCTTTCAGCACACAACAACACACTTGTATAAAAACACATAACTAATGCATACGTTTATGTCGCATTTTGCTTTAATTTGCTGCAGAATGCAAATTAACCACTGGGGACAACTAAATTTGGGTTACTTGAGGAAAGGGTGAAGTATTTAAGAAAAGGCACTTCTGAAAGTTAATAAATCCATAGAGTGAGCCAATGAGCACCTTTAGGGTCTAAAACTAGGCCTTTTTTAACTTCAAAATGTTTATCGTGGAACATTTTAGCAATAATTTTGTGAGAATCACATTGACAATTTTCCACCAAACTTAAACCTTTGGTCACATTTATCTATAATTTCTCTCACACACCTTTATGACACACTGCACCAACATCCTATGTTGTCGTGATGTGAACAGAATGATTCTAACCTGAAGACAATTTCAATAGAGAACTATTTCTCAGACAATTCACATCAGTTTTCACATGGGTCACCATTATAGCTAAGCCCAAGAACGTTATTGCATTTCTTTacagttattaataataaaaatatttcattttaaaaatctgtatgtgtgtgtattttatatatatatatatatatatatatatatatatatatatatatatatatatatatatatatatatatatatatattatgcctTTAGTAAAACTCGGGAAAAATAGGGGGGAGAGAAGAGGCACCATGATCCTCTTCTCTGCCCCCATCTGACTGAGCAAATGCTCCACCCCTGATGAAAATTGGTACACACAGGTATAGGTAGGTACACGTCAAGTTTCACGGGTTAGTGCAGTGAGGAGTGTCTGGAGCAAAGCCAAGCATGACACTTTTACAGGTGAGCAGTAAGCAGGACAGCTGGCCCCTTCAGATGCCATGTCAACCTGAAACCTGCTTCACAACCATCACACAAGCCGAGGCTCTGTCTAAATTGCACTAATTTCACCCACAccctacagagagagagaggtggtgAGGGAGATCAAACCACACAGTGGCTGCAGTGATGTCACCCCAAAGTTCTCTCCTCATGTCTTTGAATTCTTCCCAGGATGATCCTGACATCCTTTCTTGTGCAAGGAAAAAGACTCGACAGGATAACGTGCAGGAAGACGACTTTAAATGCATCAGGATAGACTGTGGATTAATGTTGCCTGGGAGGAGCGTATAACAAAACTTTTCAAGTCAGCAGAAGTCTCTTACGGTTGACTGAGGTCAGGGTCAgtgcaacacacacatacacacacacacagcacacaaAGCTGGTTATAGTTGCACTGTATACCCTGCTGTTTAGGTGTTGTGAGCCTGAGCTTAGCATTTGGCAGTTCTACCTGATCGCATCAATTGAAAACAAGTCAGAAAGATTTAAGAAATCAATAGTAATATCCCTAGCGGTATTCAAAATACATCACACATCAGCACCAGGCCCATGAAAAGGATGTCTCACGGTGCCACTGACATTCAGTGTAGGAACGGTCATTGGAAAACACATCTTTTCCAATTGGACCACTAATTGTAACAAATCCACTGAATGCACCATATGATGAACTTAATGGTTTAGATGTATGCACGTTACTTAAGTCAGTGGTTCCCAATCTCGGTCCTGGAACCCCCGCCCCCCCAATCCCGCACATTTTGTATATCTATCTTATATGGGGAGGGGGCACCAGGACCAGGATTAGGAATCGCTGGCTTAAATGTGATTTAATCTTTTTTGAGACTAAACAAATGGGGTAAACAGCACAAGAGTTATACATATGTCCTTTTCTCTTAACTTCTATTTGAAATCCCTCATTGTAGTTATAGAAATTCAAGTGTGGATCTGGATTCTAAAGTGATCAATAAGCTGGTCTTGGCCTAGTCTTGGCCAACAATGTGATTATACTCCATTTATTTAAATTCCAAACCTTCCTCTAGTTGCTTAACAAAAGAATCTGCTAAACTTAAATGTACTAAAGATTATTCATcaattattaaaatcatttaaactaAGCAGGTCTCATAAAACAAGCCAGCTTGACCCAATTCCAATGGCACTGATGGGGTCACCTCAAAACTTACTATATCCTGTCTAAAGCAATGTGTGTTAGACAAAGTGAGTGTAGAGTGTTTATTCCTGTATATAGGAGGGTATTTATGCCTAAAAACAATGGTCCCAGTGTAGCAGGTTTATGTATTGCCTCTGCTACACCCACTAACATAAGCACAGTTAAGTTAAAGTGCTCTTAATCAGTGCCCAACTTCAAGGGCACTAATAGACCATtcacaatacaatacaaaaaaaaaaaaaaaaaaaaacgatacaGAATTAGTCACCCCCCCTGTGCAATTAGTGGTAGGAATTAATGATTACAAAACATATCGACAGCAACAGAACGCAGAGTGTGAGTaacaatgttttttgaaaaccaAGAGCTCTCACACACATCATCACCACATCATGTTGTCGTCCTTAATCGCTTCCCGGAAGCGTAAGGAAGCAGAACATTACAGAGCCCTTCTCTCCACTGCAACACATTCCCAAAAGCTGTCTAGATACAGTTTAAGGTCAATCCATCTTTCATGAATCTCTCTGCCTCATTCACTATGAGCAGGGTGAAAGCCTTTCTATTTCCTGCTCCAGAATGCCTCTTCTAACCATGGAATGAGCACAGAATGTTACCATGGGAACCACTGACAGAGCACCATGAAAGCTAAAGATGATGAAAGAAGCTGGAAAAAGCAATATTTGAATATCACCCTTCATTTCTCCTTCCCTATGTTGAATTAACACTAACAATGCAATTTGAATGCAAGGGAATTAAGGGCAGGCAGGGAGGTGAACGGAAATGGCATAAACCTCACAGTCAAGCAGTGAAAAATATCTGCAGATCCCCCTTAGGGCAAAGCCATGAGAAGTAGAGTTGTCAAatgtaccgacttcggtaccaatcggtacagaaatttaaaaaaatgtgacgctttgatcactgttgagtggatttgtaaacacctctgattggccattgtgttcacggctAATcagattggctacaatgatcaaggCATGgaagcgtttgaaagcacacggaagtgtttgaatttgaaagcgttttgaaagcgGGAGCCGTTTGAAAGCAGCCGTCTATCAGCAGACTGGTCCACAGTAGaagcctgctttcaaacgctcctgcTTTCAAATACTCTCGTGTGTATCTgggtaagcgctcggtgaagagcgtcattgatgataatttacaacatttttgaaGCGCTGATCATTGAagtcaatcacagacatatccgatgagcgtgtcaacacaatggccaatcaggtgtttacgaatccgctaaAAATTTTAGTACCGACTAGGCACCGAAGTTGGTATTTTTGACAACTCTAATGGGAACTGAGGGAGAAGGGGAAATGTGACTAAGACCTCTGTTGTGTCATCCTAGTCCATAAGCTGTAGTGAAATGTGCACACTGGAAAGCCACTATATTTGTAATTTCTTTGTTTGTTAGagtgataaaaaaaatgatagaagCTTATATGTGTTCAGTTTCAGGTCCCTCCCTTCATACCTCCATCCCCGAACATCCAACCCCTCCCTCCTCCCGTCCCCCAAAAAACTTGTAATTCCTCCACTTCTGCAAAGTGCTGAATGGACTATTCCTGTTGGAGAGCTGAGAAGGATCTGCCCTGCCTCACTTGGCCTTGACTGGCTCCCTCTCAAGCCAGCGTACACGCACCCTCTGCTTATAGTGATACTCCCTGAGGTAGTCCTGCAGAGCAGGGGGCAGTGGTAGTGCCCCGATGCCATCGTAGGTGATCCCATTGCAAATGGCAGCTCGAGCCAGGCTTTGCAGGCCAAATGGGAAGGTCCGGTGCAGAGGCACAGTGAGTAACGGCTCAAAGAACATGCAAGCACTAGGGTCCTTGTAGTGCTCCAAGAGTGCTGTGACGGTGGCTGCGTGGAACACGCAGGGGTCGTGTGCGTCAAAGCTGAAGTTGTGATTCCACTGCTCAATACGTGCGTGCAGCGATCGGCCGTAGCGGCGGAAGCTAACGGAGAACAGATAGTCTTCTTGGGCCGAGTCTCGCAGCAGAAAGGTGCCCTCGGGCCGACCATCCAGCAGTGCTTCAGCCTCATAGCGGTCCATCACACCCCAGTAGCAGGGAAGTGCTGTGATCTTCAGCAGATCTGGAACCAAGCAGTGGATATAGTCGATCTGGGTGTGCACTTTCCAAGGCCCTGGTTGCTTGCTGCTCAGATGGCCCTCAGCTGAAGTGTGCCGCTGCTTGGGCCTGCGAGCTTGCAAGCAAAGAGTGGTGGTGTCGTCATCCTCAGAGTCACAGTTAGCTGCTGTTGCGCCCCGGCTATCGGCCTCACCCATTCCAGGGGCCAGCTTAGGTCCCAGTTTATAAAGGGAAGCTAGGGGGGCTGTGATGGCCTCCACTGTGTGGATCTGGGCATCTGGAGGTGGGTCCACGCCTTCCTCGATGCTGAGTCGCCTTCTTTCTCGCAAGCGCTCCTCCTCATCTTCCGGTGATGCACAGGTAGCACCACAGGCATCTGAGGAAGAATCCACTGGTGTCACTGTCACCGGTGCCGTGTGCTGTTTAATGAGGTGCCATTTTCGGGCAAGGTCTGATCCCGGTGCAAAGGGGCACGTCTCTAGCATCAGCTCAGTAATTTGTATTTTACGTTTGGGTGGTGGAAGGTGAGCATTTCGAGAGGATGAGCGCAATGGGAGGCACAGGCCTACTGTGTCATGGATCTGCTGGCGTAGTGAGCGTGCTGCTCCCGGCTCCAACTCCTCACGGCTACTACCAGTCCCATGTCTGCGCCGAGACCGGCCTGATCGCCGATCTGTGGTCTCTAGAGAACTCTGAGCCTTAGTGGAACACGAGTGTCTCTTTTTTCCGCTCCAAGGTGCATGACGTGAATAAGAGTCTCTGCGAGCTCCCAGGGGAGCATGAGCATCTTCAGTATCCTGCTCAACTGTGATCTCTAGTATCTGGGGTACATCCGCTACGCAGTTATGGCCCCGTCGTGACACACTCCCGCTGGTCCTCCATGCCACTAGTGGGAGTGCTGCCACACTGCTAGAGGGACTGGCGGCCTCCAGTGTGCTGTCTCCCTGGGCCTTGTCCACAACGTGGCATACCATGTCTGTTTGCTGTTGAAGCTGTGGTGTTGTTTCAACATGAGAACCCCCATCTGTGTGGAGCAGAGATTGACATCCCCTCTTCAGGTTGCTCCACACCTTGCCAACCTTCTCCATGAGGTGGGGGCACCTGGACCTGGAACAAAAAGTCAGACTTCCATTAGCACATGATGACAAAAACTAATGAGACGGAAACCATCTAGTTacaaaaaaccccaaaacaaaacaaaaaacaagcacAGACACAAGAGTGTGCATGTGGGTGTGAGGGACTGTGGGAGGGGAGAGCAAAGCCTTAAGTGACTAAGACACAGTTTACACATTCATGTTGGGTAATCCAATCACAAGTTCAtaatgctaaatacaggtgttaaatgttcaaaaaatgtttgttcgttCTACATTCAGAGCAAGTCATAAACACTTAACCTTTGTAGTAAATGTTAATAGATGTAACCTAAACAATAATGAAAGTTTAATCTTTTAATCGattaattttctcagtttaacatgttaaaaatattCAATGCAATTAACGCAGCTTGCATTTTTTCCATCAATTTGGCtagttacattatatgatcatgCTCTTTTCacgcaaatgcttttaaaccattcaagcaccACAATTTAAAGGAGAGtgtgctgtttgtgaatgtCGTGTCTGTGTGACACGACTCATGCACAGAAGGACACGCACCAGTATGGAGTTCTCTTTCGTGCTTGAACAAACAACacagaattatgccaaaatgtcagttttgtcGAGTATCTTCATAAGAACAGTCTTAAATTAGTTAAATGCCATCTTTAATGAAGTTATGAGTTGTGAAAAAATTAGTTGTGAGAAAATTAGATCAGCTGTTCAGCAGTGGCAGGTCTTAAAgtcacagcagcctaataaatcagttgctgtgatgtctgtcattaatgttaatcaaaaaaCAAAGGTAAT
Coding sequences within:
- the socs5a gene encoding suppressor of cytokine signaling 5a isoform X1, coding for MSGVEFGCSIRSRCPHLMEKVGKVWSNLKRGCQSLLHTDGGSHVETTPQLQQQTDMVCHVVDKAQGDSTLEAASPSSSVAALPLVAWRTSGSVSRRGHNCVADVPQILEITVEQDTEDAHAPLGARRDSYSRHAPWSGKKRHSCSTKAQSSLETTDRRSGRSRRRHGTGSSREELEPGAARSLRQQIHDTVGLCLPLRSSSRNAHLPPPKRKIQITELMLETCPFAPGSDLARKWHLIKQHTAPVTVTPVDSSSDACGATCASPEDEEERLRERRRLSIEEGVDPPPDAQIHTVEAITAPLASLYKLGPKLAPGMGEADSRGATAANCDSEDDDTTTLCLQARRPKQRHTSAEGHLSSKQPGPWKVHTQIDYIHCLVPDLLKITALPCYWGVMDRYEAEALLDGRPEGTFLLRDSAQEDYLFSVSFRRYGRSLHARIEQWNHNFSFDAHDPCVFHAATVTALLEHYKDPSACMFFEPLLTVPLHRTFPFGLQSLARAAICNGITYDGIGALPLPPALQDYLREYHYKQRVRVRWLEREPVKAK
- the socs5a gene encoding suppressor of cytokine signaling 5a isoform X4, translating into MEKVGKVWSNLKRGCQSLLHTDGGSHVETTPQLQQQTDMVCHVVDKAQGDSTLEAASPSSSVAALPLVAWRTSGSVSRRGHNCVADVPQILEITVEQDTEDAHAPLGARRDSYSRHAPWSGKKRHSCSTKAQSSLETTDRRSGRSRRRHGTGSSREELEPGAARSLRQQIHDTVGLCLPLRSSSRNAHLPPPKRKIQITELMLETCPFAPGSDLARKWHLIKQHTAPVTVTPVDSSSDACGATCASPEDEEERLRERRRLSIEEGVDPPPDAQIHTVEAITAPLASLYKLGPKLAPGMGEADSRGATAANCDSEDDDTTTLCLQARRPKQRHTSAEGHLSSKQPGPWKVHTQIDYIHCLVPDLLKITALPCYWGVMDRYEAEALLDGRPEGTFLLRDSAQEDYLFSVSFRRYGRSLHARIEQWNHNFSFDAHDPCVFHAATVTALLEHYKDPSACMFFEPLLTVPLHRTFPFGLQSLARAAICNGITYDGIGALPLPPALQDYLREYHYKQRVRVRWLEREPVKAK
- the socs5a gene encoding suppressor of cytokine signaling 5a isoform X3, giving the protein MSRCPHLMEKVGKVWSNLKRGCQSLLHTDGGSHVETTPQLQQQTDMVCHVVDKAQGDSTLEAASPSSSVAALPLVAWRTSGSVSRRGHNCVADVPQILEITVEQDTEDAHAPLGARRDSYSRHAPWSGKKRHSCSTKAQSSLETTDRRSGRSRRRHGTGSSREELEPGAARSLRQQIHDTVGLCLPLRSSSRNAHLPPPKRKIQITELMLETCPFAPGSDLARKWHLIKQHTAPVTVTPVDSSSDACGATCASPEDEEERLRERRRLSIEEGVDPPPDAQIHTVEAITAPLASLYKLGPKLAPGMGEADSRGATAANCDSEDDDTTTLCLQARRPKQRHTSAEGHLSSKQPGPWKVHTQIDYIHCLVPDLLKITALPCYWGVMDRYEAEALLDGRPEGTFLLRDSAQEDYLFSVSFRRYGRSLHARIEQWNHNFSFDAHDPCVFHAATVTALLEHYKDPSACMFFEPLLTVPLHRTFPFGLQSLARAAICNGITYDGIGALPLPPALQDYLREYHYKQRVRVRWLEREPVKAK
- the socs5a gene encoding suppressor of cytokine signaling 5a isoform X2, translating into MRSRCPHLMEKVGKVWSNLKRGCQSLLHTDGGSHVETTPQLQQQTDMVCHVVDKAQGDSTLEAASPSSSVAALPLVAWRTSGSVSRRGHNCVADVPQILEITVEQDTEDAHAPLGARRDSYSRHAPWSGKKRHSCSTKAQSSLETTDRRSGRSRRRHGTGSSREELEPGAARSLRQQIHDTVGLCLPLRSSSRNAHLPPPKRKIQITELMLETCPFAPGSDLARKWHLIKQHTAPVTVTPVDSSSDACGATCASPEDEEERLRERRRLSIEEGVDPPPDAQIHTVEAITAPLASLYKLGPKLAPGMGEADSRGATAANCDSEDDDTTTLCLQARRPKQRHTSAEGHLSSKQPGPWKVHTQIDYIHCLVPDLLKITALPCYWGVMDRYEAEALLDGRPEGTFLLRDSAQEDYLFSVSFRRYGRSLHARIEQWNHNFSFDAHDPCVFHAATVTALLEHYKDPSACMFFEPLLTVPLHRTFPFGLQSLARAAICNGITYDGIGALPLPPALQDYLREYHYKQRVRVRWLEREPVKAK